A single region of the Salvia splendens isolate huo1 chromosome 18, SspV2, whole genome shotgun sequence genome encodes:
- the LOC121776333 gene encoding lysine histidine transporter 1-like: MAMAADNSTESDYKKNVQVDTRTAEEKAIDYWLPITSSRNAKWWYSAFHNVTAMVGAGVLSLPFAMSELGWGPGVAVMIISWIVTLYTLWQMVEMHEMVPGKRFDRYHELGQHAFGEKLGLYIVVPQQLVVEVGVDIVYMVTGGKSLKKFHDLVCDDCKDIKLTYFIMIFASAHFVLSHLPNFNAISGVSLAAAIMSLSYSTIAWGAALKKGVQPDVQYGYRAKSTAGTVFNFFSALGDVAFAYAGHNVVLEIQATIPSTPEKPSKGPMWKGVIVAYIVVALCYFPVAFIGYWMYGNEVSDNILISLNKPTWLIAMANMFVVIHVIGSYQIYAMPVFDMIETLLVKKLRFKPTCYLRFITRNIYVAFTMFVAISFPFFGGLLGFFGGFAFAPTTYFLPCIMWLAIYKPKRFSLSWITNWICIILGVLLMVIAPIGALRSIILQAKTYDFYS; this comes from the exons ATGGCCATGGCAGCTGATAATTCAACTGAAAGCGATTACAAGAAAAAT gtGCAGGTCGATACAAGGACTGCAGAAGAAAAGGCAATCGATTATTGGTTGCCTATCACTTCTTCACGAAATGCGAAATGGTGGTACTCGGCTTTTCACAATGTCACAGCCATGGTGGGAGCTGGAGTTCTGAGTCTCCCTTTTGCCATGTCTGAGCTAGGATG GGGCCCCGGAGTAGCAGTGATGATCATATCTTGGATTGTCACCCTCTACACATTGTGGCAGATGGTTGAGATGCATGAAATGGTACCTGGCAAGAGGTTTGACCGATATCACGAGCTCGGACAGCATGCTTTTGGAGAGAAGCTCGGGCTGTACATCGTCGTGCCTCAGCAGCTAGTTGTTGAAGTTGGAGTGGACATCGTGTACATGGTGACAGGAGGGAAATCACTCAAGAAATTCCATGACTTGGTCTGTGATGACTGCAAAGACATCAAGCTTACCTATTTCATAATGATCTTCGCCTCTGCCCACTTTGTCCTGTCACATCTCCCCAACTTCAATGCCATTTCCGGTGTATCTTTAGCTGCAGCAATCATGTCATTGAG CTATTCTACGATTGCATGGGGCGCTGCGCTGAAAAAGGGCGTTCAACCAGACGTGCAATATGGTTACAGAGCGAAAAGCACAGCCGGTACTGTTTTCAACTTCTTCAGTGCTCTGGGAGATGTGGCTTTCGCCTATGCTGGGCACAATGTGGTCCTGGAGATTCAAGCCACCATCCCTTCGACACCGGAGAAGCCTTCCAAGGGGCCCATGTGGAAGGGAGTCATTGTTGCTTACATTGTTGTCGCCCTGTGCTACTTCCCTGTCGCATTCATTGGATACTGGATGTATGGCAATGAAGTATCAGACAACATTTTGATATCATTAAACAAACCAACTTGGCTCATCGCCATGGCTAACATGTTCGTTGTGATACATGTTATTGGAAGCTATCAG ATATATGCGATGCCAGTTTTTGACATGATAGAGACTCTCCTAGTCAAGAAACTACGATTCAAGCCAACCTGCTACCTGCGCTTCATCACCAGAAACATCTATGTCG CATTCACAATGTTTGTTGCCATTTCATTCCCTTTCTTTGGCGGACTCCTCGGATTCTTTGGGGGATTTGCTTTCGCACCAACCACATACTTT CTGCCTTGTATCATGTGGCTTGCTATCTATAAACCAAAGAGGTTCAGCCTATCTTGGATCACTAACTGG ATTTGCATCATTCTCGGAGTCCTTTTGATGGTTATAGCACCAATAGGAGCGCTAAGGTCAATAATATTACAAGCAAAGACCTACGATTTCTACTCCTAA